A window of Fibrobacter sp. UWR3 contains these coding sequences:
- a CDS encoding DUF5674 family protein codes for MVIYSEPFDKKILLELQTHYFGDMVKGVVDISKRKIALDAEMHADLETLLLQEGSKQGDLWGFNLYPEMEGEDFLEFDSLINIRPNQGNRSRGVENPATQEKIKNIIYSLCK; via the coding sequence ATGGTAATCTATTCTGAACCGTTTGACAAGAAAATTCTGTTGGAACTGCAGACACATTACTTTGGCGATATGGTCAAGGGCGTTGTTGATATTTCCAAAAGAAAAATTGCTTTGGACGCGGAAATGCATGCCGACTTGGAAACCCTTCTTTTGCAAGAAGGGTCCAAACAAGGAGATCTTTGGGGCTTCAACCTTTATCCAGAAATGGAAGGGGAAGACTTCCTTGAATTTGATTCGTTGATTAATATTCGTCCTAATCAGGGTAATCGTAGCCGTGGCGTCGAAAACCCTGCCACCCAAGAAAAAATCAAGAATATAATCTATTCCTTATGCAAGTAG
- a CDS encoding family 43 glycosylhydrolase yields the protein MKFGIGKASVVTTAAMLTLAYSAFAADWYAKETRWAGHDPDIIRYEDGYALATTDNHMLMQFSEDALNWKNGEPAMPEFSKWLYKYAPNMIDIWAPDIHYIGGEYRMYYCGSEMGIRSSGMGFMASKEIDPTKPGYGWTDMGEVIHTVKSDAYNAIDAAVLKDNDGKVWMAFGSWGTGIHILELDEETGKVKDGAKMQNIANRGGSGIEGASLIEHDGYYYLFTAWDNCCKKGADLENNSYKTTVGRSNRIDGGYVDRSGKALLNGGGTILLSRYGRYYGPAGGEAFQDVNRQRFVNHYYDKNDGGNSYIQVRDIVYTDDGWPELGQPFLGRYLSAEAEHGALTHVDISSSSDASNGEFCAYINYEDSKIRLPMIIPQAGDYLIRYRYDNNWTEDGANGSSHFVSINGKNQEVQLPLTGAWSAFPEKSVVYIPTKLKRGSNFIEITKGKHYAELDRLDFLRIIRDTIPANGFDNGIRVRLTADDEFAIKDGGYAIFENVITDSIVGPGVLVQVKNGAGGTLSLRKESKKGDVISKCELPSAGDASKWIDVRCSNMPELKGVQDFYLTAEGLGGETLLGNIKFDEGVKDSTDAIRRIDTRDERTLRAGNVRALGKGYRDLKGRRHEKLIRYRVMF from the coding sequence ATGAAATTCGGGATTGGCAAGGCGTCTGTCGTAACGACTGCGGCAATGCTTACTTTGGCTTATTCGGCTTTTGCGGCCGACTGGTACGCGAAGGAGACGCGCTGGGCGGGGCATGACCCGGACATCATCCGTTACGAGGACGGCTATGCGCTTGCCACGACGGACAACCACATGCTCATGCAGTTTTCCGAGGATGCGCTGAACTGGAAGAACGGCGAGCCCGCCATGCCGGAATTTTCGAAGTGGCTTTACAAGTATGCGCCGAACATGATTGACATCTGGGCGCCGGACATTCATTACATCGGCGGGGAATACCGCATGTACTATTGCGGCTCCGAGATGGGCATCCGTTCGTCGGGCATGGGGTTCATGGCGAGCAAGGAAATCGACCCGACAAAACCCGGCTACGGCTGGACGGACATGGGCGAGGTGATTCACACGGTCAAGAGCGATGCCTACAACGCGATTGACGCGGCGGTGCTCAAGGACAACGATGGCAAGGTCTGGATGGCGTTCGGTTCGTGGGGCACGGGCATCCACATTCTTGAACTGGACGAAGAAACAGGCAAGGTGAAAGACGGTGCAAAGATGCAGAACATCGCAAACCGCGGCGGTTCGGGCATCGAGGGCGCAAGCCTCATCGAGCACGACGGCTACTACTACCTGTTTACGGCGTGGGACAACTGCTGCAAGAAGGGTGCCGACCTCGAGAACAATTCCTACAAGACGACGGTCGGGCGCTCCAACCGCATCGACGGCGGATACGTGGACCGCAGCGGCAAGGCTCTCCTGAATGGCGGCGGCACGATTCTGTTGAGCCGTTACGGGCGCTACTACGGGCCTGCGGGCGGCGAGGCGTTCCAGGACGTGAACCGCCAGCGTTTCGTGAACCATTACTACGACAAGAACGACGGCGGAAATTCTTACATACAAGTTCGCGACATCGTTTATACCGACGACGGCTGGCCGGAACTGGGGCAGCCCTTCCTCGGGCGTTACCTGAGCGCCGAGGCGGAACATGGCGCCTTGACGCACGTGGATATTTCGAGTAGCTCCGATGCATCGAACGGCGAGTTCTGCGCCTACATCAACTACGAAGACAGCAAGATTCGCCTGCCGATGATTATCCCGCAGGCGGGCGACTACCTGATTCGCTACCGCTACGATAACAACTGGACCGAAGACGGCGCGAACGGAAGTTCGCACTTCGTGAGCATCAACGGCAAGAACCAGGAAGTGCAACTGCCGCTGACGGGCGCGTGGAGCGCATTCCCCGAGAAGTCGGTGGTGTACATTCCCACGAAACTCAAGCGCGGTTCGAACTTCATCGAGATTACGAAGGGCAAGCACTATGCGGAACTTGACCGCCTCGACTTCTTGCGCATTATCCGCGATACGATTCCGGCGAACGGCTTTGACAACGGCATCCGCGTGCGTTTGACGGCTGATGACGAGTTCGCCATCAAGGACGGCGGCTATGCGATTTTCGAGAACGTGATTACTGATTCCATCGTGGGCCCAGGCGTACTTGTGCAGGTGAAGAACGGAGCCGGCGGTACGCTTTCGCTGCGTAAGGAAAGCAAGAAGGGCGACGTGATTTCAAAATGCGAACTCCCCTCGGCAGGCGATGCGAGCAAGTGGATTGACGTGCGCTGCTCCAACATGCCGGAACTCAAGGGAGTGCAGGACTTCTACCTGACGGCGGAAGGCCTAGGCGGCGAAACGCTCCTCGGCAACATCAAGTTCGACGAAGGCGTGAAGGATTCGACGGATGCAATCCGCCGCATTGATACCCGCGACGAACGTACCCTCCGTGCGGGTAACGTGCGTGCGCTGGGCAAGGGCTACCGCGACTTGAAGGGTCGCCGTCACGAGAAACTTATCCGCTACAGGGTGATGTTCTAA
- a CDS encoding family 43 glycosylhydrolase: MGSRFGVRAMFGRVGLGLAFGVSVSSAADWYAKDNLQPGHDPSMVRFEDGYALMSTNNNLQLWTSEDAYTWRDHKSTVSAIPQWAYTYAPGTEGIWAPDVFYMNGEYRVYYCVSVFGKRSSAIGYQSTKSIMPGTSGYGWTDHGHVFHTTTSDKYNAIDADVVRDTEGNYWMAFGSFGLGIQLIKLDATTGYQASDDKTVYNIARRTSSASGGAEEGPSLIEHGGQYFLFTAWDKCCQQGANIEQTTYKTAYGRADKVTGPYKDRAGYTMANGGGTILLERYGRYVGPGGGEAFQDLNRVRFVHHYYDLNGDKYNHIHIRDIVFTEDNWVEMGQPFLGRYLSAEVEHGVLTRAVSGDLAITRSNTASNGEYLAYVNTEGSKIRLPMNIMQAGDYLLRYRYANGGDAAATHKVTVNGKSQTVTLPPTGSWGTFPENSVVMVPAKLKRGGNFIEIEPSPNGNFAELDRIDFLRIIRDTIPANGFDNGIRVRLTKDDEFAIKDGGYAIFENVVLDSLKDIGNVFLQVKNASSGKIVIRDGKKDGTAVFTCDLSNRSLMDGGWSAAKCSGDMGLRGIKDLYLTASGISGEAILGNLIFEPMQVVCNQAPCGDPVSSSSDPSTSSGTAEPQSSSSSGTTAIAPRAVRHDLQVPARKAYRDLKGRSFDKQIRYRVMF, from the coding sequence ATGGGATCACGCTTCGGCGTGCGTGCTATGTTCGGGCGTGTTGGCCTTGGGCTTGCGTTTGGAGTGTCGGTTTCCTCCGCTGCCGACTGGTATGCGAAGGATAATTTGCAACCCGGTCACGACCCGAGCATGGTACGGTTCGAGGACGGCTACGCCCTCATGAGCACCAACAACAATCTGCAGCTCTGGACATCCGAAGACGCATACACCTGGCGCGACCACAAGTCGACCGTGAGCGCCATTCCGCAGTGGGCCTACACTTACGCTCCGGGCACCGAAGGCATCTGGGCTCCCGACGTTTTCTACATGAACGGCGAGTACCGCGTGTATTACTGCGTGTCCGTCTTTGGCAAGCGTTCTTCGGCAATCGGCTACCAGTCCACAAAGTCCATTATGCCGGGCACATCGGGCTACGGCTGGACCGACCACGGCCACGTTTTCCACACGACGACTAGCGACAAGTACAATGCCATCGATGCCGACGTTGTGCGTGACACCGAGGGCAATTACTGGATGGCTTTCGGTTCGTTCGGGTTGGGCATTCAGCTGATTAAGTTAGATGCAACGACAGGCTACCAGGCGAGCGACGACAAGACGGTCTACAACATTGCGCGCCGTACCAGCAGCGCGAGCGGCGGCGCCGAAGAAGGCCCGAGCCTGATTGAGCATGGCGGGCAGTATTTCCTGTTCACCGCATGGGACAAGTGCTGCCAGCAGGGCGCAAACATCGAGCAGACAACGTACAAGACGGCTTACGGCCGTGCAGACAAAGTAACTGGCCCGTACAAGGACCGCGCCGGTTACACCATGGCGAACGGCGGCGGCACGATTCTGTTGGAACGCTACGGACGCTACGTGGGGCCGGGCGGCGGCGAGGCCTTCCAAGACCTGAACCGCGTGCGATTTGTGCACCACTACTACGACTTGAACGGAGACAAGTACAATCACATTCATATACGTGATATTGTCTTCACCGAGGATAACTGGGTTGAGATGGGACAGCCCTTCCTCGGGCGTTATTTGAGCGCCGAAGTCGAGCATGGCGTGCTAACCCGCGCTGTTTCGGGCGACCTCGCGATTACCCGCAGCAATACGGCCTCGAACGGGGAATACCTCGCGTACGTGAATACCGAGGGCTCCAAGATTCGCCTGCCGATGAACATTATGCAGGCGGGTGATTACCTGCTGCGTTACCGCTACGCGAACGGTGGCGATGCGGCCGCGACGCACAAGGTGACGGTGAATGGCAAGTCGCAGACGGTGACGCTCCCGCCCACAGGTTCCTGGGGCACTTTCCCCGAAAACTCCGTCGTGATGGTGCCCGCGAAACTCAAGCGCGGTGGCAACTTCATCGAAATCGAGCCTTCGCCTAACGGTAATTTCGCGGAACTCGACCGCATTGACTTCTTGCGCATTATCCGCGATACGATTCCGGCGAACGGCTTTGACAACGGCATCCGCGTGCGTCTCACGAAGGACGACGAGTTCGCCATCAAGGACGGCGGTTACGCGATTTTCGAGAACGTGGTGCTGGATTCGCTCAAGGATATCGGCAATGTTTTCCTTCAGGTGAAAAATGCTTCGTCGGGTAAGATCGTGATTCGCGACGGCAAGAAGGACGGGACTGCGGTCTTCACATGTGACCTGTCAAATAGATCTCTCATGGATGGCGGCTGGTCTGCGGCGAAATGCTCGGGCGATATGGGCCTGCGCGGCATCAAGGACCTGTACCTGACGGCATCGGGAATTTCCGGCGAGGCGATTCTCGGGAATCTCATCTTTGAGCCGATGCAGGTTGTCTGCAACCAAGCACCGTGTGGCGACCCGGTTTCCAGCTCCAGCGACCCTTCGACCAGCTCAGGGACCGCTGAACCGCAGTCTAGTTCCAGCAGCGGAACGACCGCGATTGCCCCGCGCGCAGTCCGCCACGATTTGCAGGTGCCCGCCCGCAAGGCCTACCGCGACCTCAAGGGCCGTAGCTTCGACAAGCAGATTCGCTACAGGGTGATGTTCTAA
- a CDS encoding metallophosphoesterase, producing MFIFLFILLAGLALIYINVSAVAPGKKGKLVALGVLVAIFAGMSFRDTLAGSAVVAFTSVWLCQALLVYIPWGIFRVVRRIVRRAPMEAGMLMRVSRGLLAFTVALTAGLFLYGVPHNSEYKLIEARVELPARYFAEPQAGDASDANDSTQVGDAPDTLAKPEAVAVVEPRAFTAVFFSDIHVDPLFDRAKLERMITHVDSIAPDYLLFGGDLADVPTPKLDEWGYDSLFKTLTSKAKIAAVAINGNHEGMQERPGSDPDSWMRKVGFVMLDDSSACIGPACFTGRTDFQVARHRDIDRLPLATIAPRDTTRPWILLDHQPKGIEPEYSGRLPDYALSGHTHNGQFFPGNIVINFVWRLAFGEGVLDGVRWLVSAGVDCWGPPVRVGTDADMWVLHFVAGGR from the coding sequence ATGTTCATATTCCTGTTTATCCTTCTCGCGGGCCTCGCCCTTATATACATAAACGTGAGTGCTGTCGCCCCGGGCAAGAAGGGCAAGCTGGTTGCGCTCGGGGTGCTTGTCGCGATTTTTGCAGGCATGTCGTTCCGCGATACGCTCGCGGGTAGTGCCGTGGTGGCGTTTACTTCGGTATGGCTGTGCCAGGCGTTGCTCGTTTATATCCCGTGGGGCATTTTCAGGGTGGTGCGGAGAATCGTGAGGCGCGCCCCGATGGAGGCGGGCATGCTTATGCGCGTGAGCCGCGGGCTGCTCGCATTTACCGTCGCGCTTACCGCGGGCCTGTTCCTTTACGGCGTTCCGCACAATAGTGAGTACAAACTAATAGAAGCCCGCGTGGAACTGCCCGCGCGCTACTTTGCGGAGCCCCAGGCAGGCGATGCATCTGATGCAAATGACAGTACCCAGGTCGGCGATGCGCCTGACACCCTCGCGAAACCAGAAGCTGTCGCGGTTGTGGAACCTCGCGCCTTCACTGCCGTATTTTTCAGCGACATTCACGTGGACCCGCTGTTTGACCGCGCAAAGCTTGAACGCATGATAACCCACGTGGATTCCATTGCGCCCGACTACCTGCTTTTCGGCGGCGACCTTGCCGACGTGCCGACGCCGAAGCTGGACGAGTGGGGTTATGATAGTTTGTTCAAAACGCTGACCTCGAAGGCGAAAATCGCCGCCGTCGCCATCAACGGGAATCACGAGGGAATGCAGGAACGCCCCGGTTCCGATCCCGATTCATGGATGCGCAAGGTCGGGTTCGTGATGCTCGACGATTCTAGCGCCTGCATCGGGCCTGCGTGCTTTACGGGCCGTACCGATTTCCAGGTGGCGCGCCACCGCGACATCGACCGCCTGCCGCTTGCGACTATCGCCCCGCGCGATACCACGCGCCCGTGGATCCTGCTGGATCACCAGCCGAAGGGAATCGAGCCGGAATATTCCGGACGCCTGCCCGACTACGCGCTCTCGGGACACACGCACAACGGGCAGTTCTTCCCCGGGAACATCGTCATCAATTTCGTGTGGAGGCTCGCATTCGGCGAGGGCGTGCTTGATGGCGTACGCTGGCTCGTAAGCGCCGGCGTGGATTGCTGGGGGCCGCCCGTGCGCGTAGGCACCGACGCCGACATGTGGGTCTTGCACTTTGTGGCCGGCGGGCGATAA
- a CDS encoding PspA/IM30 family protein — translation MQLIRTSFNLRSDMPWDELYRECIYAWLGSSKDERGKRYYEHLFRKLPRQIDFDEKPSGKFEFAGDKLEYNSFSWKLCDYIGFTFTTKDAVSGRIWKTQIAIKRTEEHAFCFVSLDCDLGRDKRPPRIARPRVIELLLTNFQDGDGAIDEIKRQAHILEPSEIDRAKNALTGGLRNVLPIVYLSCSAKTHALMPSKVAESLFGVAHVFAEQNPMLRDRLAQEFTDKRIPQGGEIGICYTGQPITIFNRFDVVDWAENPETLVQDIFLKILKANLSLKFNFTWDDLLAARESYENELVERERVEKLNTINEMREEWLQARQARMDMSCLVEKLMNDLERVTAERDQYKDEHAKYDSLKRKYDNCLDERNTWESLAVEADEKREKAEEELRDAREQLHQASTKSDALRQNLNSKNVKGVRYLPLVLPPESEMYPNEYMCQLVRILTLALPNVPTTDKSPRVRTKSFIEDILAANADAVRTFNEYDAKKRELEMAARQEGVQSKDGMRVAKFFNMEIIKKGNNHGKIRFINDAQERFLGTEASSGSDSAHGGKNEASDVTKAMLW, via the coding sequence ATGCAGTTAATCAGAACTTCTTTTAACCTGCGTAGTGACATGCCGTGGGACGAGCTGTACCGCGAATGCATATACGCCTGGCTCGGCAGCAGCAAGGACGAGCGTGGCAAACGGTACTACGAGCACCTATTCCGGAAGTTACCCCGGCAAATCGACTTCGACGAGAAACCATCCGGCAAGTTTGAGTTTGCGGGCGACAAGCTGGAATACAACTCCTTCTCGTGGAAACTCTGCGACTACATCGGATTCACGTTCACCACCAAGGACGCCGTGTCCGGCCGCATCTGGAAAACGCAGATTGCCATCAAGAGGACGGAGGAGCACGCGTTCTGCTTCGTCTCGCTGGACTGCGACCTCGGGCGCGACAAGCGGCCGCCGCGAATTGCACGCCCGCGCGTCATAGAGCTCCTGCTCACGAACTTCCAGGATGGCGACGGCGCCATCGACGAGATAAAGCGGCAGGCGCATATCCTGGAGCCGAGCGAGATTGACCGTGCGAAAAACGCGCTGACCGGCGGGCTACGCAACGTGCTGCCCATCGTGTACCTGAGCTGTTCGGCAAAGACTCACGCGCTCATGCCGAGCAAGGTGGCCGAAAGCCTGTTCGGCGTCGCGCACGTATTCGCAGAGCAGAACCCCATGCTGAGGGACCGCCTCGCACAGGAATTTACAGACAAACGAATACCACAGGGTGGCGAGATCGGCATCTGCTACACGGGCCAGCCCATTACCATATTCAACCGTTTCGACGTGGTGGACTGGGCCGAGAATCCCGAGACGCTGGTGCAGGACATATTCCTCAAGATTCTCAAGGCGAATCTCTCGCTCAAGTTCAACTTCACATGGGACGACCTGCTCGCGGCACGCGAAAGCTACGAGAACGAACTTGTCGAGCGCGAACGTGTCGAGAAGCTAAATACCATAAACGAGATGCGCGAGGAATGGCTGCAGGCGCGGCAGGCCCGCATGGACATGTCGTGCCTTGTCGAGAAGCTGATGAACGACCTTGAGCGCGTCACGGCGGAACGCGACCAGTACAAGGACGAGCACGCGAAATACGATTCGCTCAAGCGAAAGTACGACAACTGTCTGGACGAGCGCAACACCTGGGAAAGCCTCGCCGTGGAGGCGGACGAAAAGCGCGAGAAGGCGGAAGAGGAACTGCGCGATGCAAGGGAACAGCTGCACCAGGCGTCTACAAAATCGGATGCGCTCAGGCAGAACCTGAATTCAAAGAACGTCAAGGGAGTCCGTTACCTGCCGCTCGTACTCCCGCCCGAAAGCGAGATGTACCCGAACGAATACATGTGCCAGCTGGTGCGCATACTGACGCTCGCCCTACCGAACGTGCCCACTACGGACAAGTCGCCAAGGGTACGGACAAAGTCATTTATCGAGGATATCCTCGCGGCCAACGCGGATGCGGTCCGTACCTTCAACGAGTACGACGCGAAAAAACGCGAGCTCGAAATGGCGGCGCGGCAGGAAGGCGTCCAGAGCAAGGACGGCATGAGGGTGGCGAAGTTCTTCAATATGGAAATCATCAAGAAGGGCAACAACCACGGAAAAATCCGGTTCATCAACGATGCACAGGAAAGGTTCCTCGGGACAGAAGCGTCTTCGGGCAGCGACAGCGCCCACGGCGGCAAGAACGAGGCGAGCGACGTGACGAAAGCGATGCTGTGGTAG
- a CDS encoding VWA domain-containing protein produces the protein MEKVETKLHLPALKKPSGSLVVKKDDKPIKTFNIASVQKQGALGNVLKGDSIKQKMQKEQQAHKGLDLVLMGDLTGSMSAYHAILKRKFTEICTTLFQLIPNLRIGIIFYLDHGSGDPYITKVQPLTVNVEQLQSFILGTPDGYGGDEDEAVEDALHDALEMNWSEINTHSVVLFGDARPHEVSECPYQHDYFKITESLFKKQVTINTVYCSAGCDYRRQSTLYEVEIGNFSRRVSRLGNPEFFSWIANVTGGIAIGVEQIDDIVDIIKGMAAKDAGKIEELEKEELKITLRPIPALVHIKEQAKLIEHKKKLLGYK, from the coding sequence ATGGAAAAAGTAGAAACAAAACTCCACCTGCCGGCCCTCAAGAAGCCTAGCGGAAGCCTTGTCGTTAAGAAAGACGACAAGCCTATCAAGACATTCAACATTGCCTCCGTGCAAAAGCAGGGGGCTTTGGGAAACGTCCTCAAGGGAGACTCCATAAAGCAGAAAATGCAGAAGGAACAGCAAGCGCACAAGGGGCTCGACCTGGTGCTGATGGGCGATTTAACGGGATCTATGTCCGCCTACCACGCAATATTGAAACGTAAGTTTACCGAAATATGCACGACGCTTTTCCAACTCATCCCCAACCTGCGCATAGGCATCATCTTTTACCTGGATCACGGGAGCGGAGACCCCTACATCACGAAAGTCCAGCCGTTAACGGTCAATGTCGAGCAGTTGCAGTCGTTTATCTTGGGTACGCCCGATGGATACGGCGGTGATGAAGACGAAGCAGTGGAAGACGCACTTCACGACGCACTCGAAATGAACTGGAGTGAAATCAACACGCATTCCGTTGTCCTTTTCGGCGATGCCCGGCCGCACGAAGTTAGCGAATGCCCTTACCAGCACGACTATTTCAAAATCACCGAGTCGCTTTTCAAAAAGCAGGTCACCATAAACACAGTATACTGCTCGGCAGGCTGCGATTACCGCCGCCAATCTACGCTCTACGAAGTAGAAATCGGCAATTTCAGTCGTCGTGTCTCCCGACTTGGCAATCCCGAATTTTTCTCCTGGATTGCGAATGTCACGGGAGGTATAGCCATCGGTGTTGAACAAATTGACGACATCGTCGACATCATCAAAGGCATGGCGGCAAAGGATGCGGGCAAGATTGAAGAACTGGAAAAGGAAGAACTGAAGATTACCTTGCGTCCAATCCCGGCGTTGGTCCATATCAAGGAGCAGGCGAAACTTATTGAGCACAAGAAGAAATTGCTTGGCTACAAGTAA
- a CDS encoding J domain-containing protein: MMFSIFNFGKRKKEQALREREQAKRIKRTERNLTKSAAINTQAIDVLNQSILNSNGIRQGIDVFNNQVADFQKTVDENRSLQVELQQQQNRLADWEDDLKDRKEAIRKEEISIHIRSENVRKDEQRVAIKDADLDAERQNIKDERSAMKDRVAKAEKAEKECNQEKETYEEKQKTADALKDEYKAKIANLETREKECSERESSIASRLAEVEEKERTFESREREKREAFEAEKERWEKDRSEIENNLNEKIKEYDRKLADMEAVSETFDNIKYDDSEDGKKAKIVVKETIRVSIKALEESIQKFKELDEKYASGTFKGFSVPIDEINLAYEELKSQYAAIKEHAESSGLDFSVWLGKIENCVLEADKYLKSFFFAESYRNIVEGLSYCKGYEDIITILNNYASASEAPGEEASDTSDGWIDLYKVLYDDEYDEATDYTEFDIKQLKRQYRKMAKMFHPDKATEDNREEYTERFKQLNEAWDILSNAEKRATYDSTYVASRDSHKTREK, translated from the coding sequence ATGATGTTTTCGATATTCAATTTCGGAAAGCGAAAAAAAGAGCAGGCCCTGCGGGAACGTGAGCAGGCCAAGCGGATTAAGCGCACGGAGCGAAACCTAACCAAGTCTGCGGCCATAAACACTCAGGCGATCGATGTGCTGAACCAATCCATCCTCAATAGCAACGGAATTAGGCAAGGCATTGACGTATTCAACAACCAGGTCGCCGACTTCCAAAAGACCGTTGACGAAAACCGCTCGCTGCAAGTGGAACTGCAACAGCAGCAGAACCGCCTGGCAGATTGGGAAGATGACCTGAAGGATCGCAAGGAGGCCATCCGCAAGGAAGAAATATCAATACACATCAGGAGCGAAAATGTCCGCAAGGATGAACAGCGCGTTGCCATCAAGGATGCCGACCTTGACGCCGAGCGCCAAAACATCAAAGACGAGCGCTCCGCCATGAAGGACAGGGTCGCAAAGGCCGAGAAAGCAGAAAAGGAGTGCAATCAGGAAAAGGAAACCTACGAAGAAAAGCAGAAAACAGCCGACGCGCTCAAAGATGAATACAAGGCTAAAATAGCGAATCTCGAAACCCGCGAAAAGGAATGTTCCGAAAGGGAATCTTCCATCGCGTCGCGATTGGCCGAAGTGGAGGAAAAGGAAAGAACGTTTGAATCTCGAGAACGCGAAAAACGAGAAGCGTTCGAAGCCGAGAAGGAGCGCTGGGAAAAGGACCGCTCCGAGATAGAGAACAACCTTAACGAGAAAATCAAGGAATACGACCGAAAATTGGCCGATATGGAAGCCGTATCCGAAACCTTCGACAACATCAAGTATGATGACAGCGAAGATGGGAAAAAGGCGAAGATTGTAGTCAAGGAAACCATCCGCGTCAGCATCAAGGCTCTTGAGGAATCGATACAGAAATTCAAAGAACTTGACGAGAAATATGCAAGCGGAACATTCAAAGGGTTCTCTGTGCCTATTGACGAAATCAATCTTGCCTACGAAGAACTCAAAAGCCAATACGCCGCCATCAAGGAGCATGCCGAATCTTCAGGCCTCGATTTTTCCGTGTGGCTCGGGAAAATAGAGAACTGCGTTCTCGAAGCCGACAAGTACCTGAAATCATTCTTTTTTGCGGAAAGCTACAGGAACATAGTCGAAGGCTTGAGTTATTGCAAGGGTTACGAAGACATCATCACCATCTTGAATAATTACGCAAGCGCATCGGAAGCCCCAGGTGAAGAAGCCTCGGATACATCGGACGGATGGATCGACCTGTACAAGGTCCTTTACGACGACGAGTATGATGAAGCCACAGACTACACGGAGTTTGACATCAAGCAACTCAAGAGGCAGTACAGGAAGATGGCCAAGATGTTCCATCCGGACAAGGCGACCGAAGATAATCGCGAGGAATACACCGAACGGTTCAAGCAACTGAACGAGGCGTGGGATATACTGTCCAACGCGGAAAAGAGAGCGACTTACGACAGTACCTACGTCGCATCAAGAGATTCACACAAAACACGGGAGAAATAA